A genomic segment from Streptomyces sp. TLI_235 encodes:
- a CDS encoding isopenicillin N synthase-like dioxygenase, producing MTQQSPFTDPVGDHSTGLPVIDLSLADGSAEDRAGLRADLRSAATGVGFFQLVGHGVTPAETAALTDAMHAFFALPEADRLAVSNLNSPHFRGYTRTGDERTGGSQDWRDQLDIGAELPAHVPASGEPPYWWLEGPNQWPARLPALREAALHWIDRLGGVGRRLLHELLTAIGARPDFYDYAFEGHPHLRLKLVRYPGTAPDGAGQGVGSHKDYGFITLLLQDTVGGLQVERQDGSFLEVPPMEGAFVVNLGELLEVATDGYLKATSHRVVSPPGARERFSVPFFYNPRLDAHIEPLEFPQAHHAPGATQDPANPLFAEFGRNELKGYLRAHPEVTRRHHADLLPLTAA from the coding sequence ATGACCCAGCAGTCCCCTTTCACCGACCCCGTCGGCGACCACAGCACCGGCCTCCCGGTCATCGACCTCTCGCTCGCCGACGGCAGCGCCGAGGACCGCGCCGGGCTCCGCGCGGACCTCCGCTCCGCCGCGACCGGCGTCGGCTTCTTCCAGCTCGTCGGGCACGGCGTGACCCCGGCCGAGACCGCCGCGCTCACCGACGCGATGCACGCCTTCTTCGCCCTCCCCGAGGCCGACCGGCTGGCCGTGAGCAACCTCAACTCCCCGCACTTCCGCGGCTACACCCGCACCGGCGACGAGCGCACCGGCGGCAGCCAGGACTGGCGCGACCAGCTCGACATCGGCGCCGAGCTGCCCGCCCACGTGCCCGCCTCCGGCGAGCCGCCGTACTGGTGGCTGGAGGGCCCGAACCAGTGGCCCGCACGACTGCCCGCGCTGCGCGAGGCCGCGCTGCACTGGATCGACCGGCTCGGCGGCGTCGGCCGCCGGCTGCTGCACGAGCTGCTCACCGCGATCGGCGCCCGGCCCGACTTCTACGACTACGCCTTCGAGGGCCACCCCCACCTGCGGCTCAAGCTGGTGCGCTACCCGGGCACCGCGCCGGACGGCGCCGGGCAGGGCGTCGGCTCGCACAAGGACTACGGCTTCATCACCCTGCTGCTGCAGGACACCGTCGGCGGCCTGCAGGTGGAGCGGCAGGACGGATCCTTCCTGGAGGTGCCGCCGATGGAGGGCGCCTTCGTGGTCAACCTCGGCGAGCTGCTGGAGGTCGCCACCGACGGCTACCTCAAGGCCACCAGCCACCGGGTGGTCAGCCCGCCCGGCGCCCGGGAGCGGTTCTCGGTGCCGTTCTTCTACAACCCGCGGCTGGACGCGCACATCGAGCCGCTGGAGTTCCCGCAGGCCCACCACGCGCCCGGTGCCACCCAGGACCCGGCGAACCCGCTGTTCGCCGAGTTCGGCCGGAACGAGCTGAAGGGCTACCTGCGGGCGCACCCCGAGGTCACCCGCCGCCACCACGCCGACCTGCTGCCGCTCACCGCCGCCTGA